Part of the Lagenorhynchus albirostris chromosome 19, mLagAlb1.1, whole genome shotgun sequence genome, ggggcggggcggggctgaggGGGGACCCAGACGCTGcttcccagcctctgccaccCGCCCGCCATCCCGGCCCTGAGCAGCAACAGGTAGGAGGCTCCGGTCTCGGCCCCGCCAGCTAGTTCCTCTGCCTGGGAATGAATGGATgcgtgagtgaatgaatgactttACACTTCTGCATCTCCATCGGCccgtctctccctctgtccctccatgTGCCCCTCTCTGTCCCCTTTTGTCACTCCATCTCTCCTCTTGCCCTTccacttccttctctctgtccccctgccccttctctcctctgtccctttatctcctctgtgcctctctctccctctcctcgctGTCCCTCCCTCTACCGCTCCATttgtccctctctctcctctcccactccatcactccatccctccccaacccttccatctccccttctctatcctccctctgtcccctcgTCCCCTCTGTGCTTCCCTCCCCCTGTAtcactctgtccctttctttACCCCTCTATTTGTCTCCCTCTTTCGCTGCTCCCTCCATCACTCCgtccctccccatctctccatCTTTCTATCCCTCCTCAGTCTCTTTATTCCCCCCTGTGCCTCAGACTCTGCCTCTGTCATTTTGTCTCTTCCTCTGCCCCTCTGTTTGTCCCTCTTTCCATCCTTTCTGCCCCTCTCCCAGTCATGGCTGGGTTGCCCCCCCTCTCCAGCCCTCTCTCCGCTGCTAATGAGCAAGAGAAGCCTTTGAGGTGGCCAGAGCTGGGGTGAGGGGGGCTCCCCGAGGGGGGCGGAGCGGGCAGCTGCTGCGAAGGCCCTAATGAGGCCCCCTCTGGGCCCCTCCCACCGTGATCTTAATTCCCCCTTCTCCCTGGAGCCACCGCTAATTGGCCTGGGGAGGGACCCCTCCTGGCTCATGCTGTATCCCCGGGAGGTGAAGACACCTGGATCCCTGGATCTTGATCCAGCACCTGTGGCCCTGtccttctgtccctccctccacctgcctctcaGCCTCCCACCTGTGCTTCCCTCCcggcttccttctcctctctctgttcCTCCCTCCACCTGACTCTAGGTACCCCATCCGTgcacccctccatccctccacttGCCCCTCTCCTCTCTGTTCATCTGTCCCTCTTTCGGCCGGCTTCTTGGTCCCCCATCTGCGCAGATCTTCatctctccccttttcttctgttttgctgttccttcctccaccttcctcTGGGCACCCCTTTCGTGCGCCCTTCCACGCACGCCCCTGTTACTGGGTCCCATCACCACCGCCATCCCTATCTGGGGACCCAGCTTTGCCCTAGCCTGCCCCTCCGCCCCGACTCCCGCCGGCTTTTAACCCTGTCCCCGCCGCAGCCATGTCCAACAACATGGCCAAGATAGCGGAGGCCCGGAAGACGGTGGAACAGCTGAAGCTGGAGGTGAACATCGACCGTATGAAGGTGCTGGgtcggggtggggaggaaggcgggGGCTCCGGGGCTGGGGTTTGGACCGGTCAGTGTTGGGAGTGGGGCCGGGAGCCGTGTAGAGATCTCCTTCGGAACCGGACAGAACCCGGGGAAGGGGCCTAGGCAAGGGGGCGGAGCCCAATAAGGGACGTGGCCAGAGCTAAGGCGGGGCCCAAGGGCGCGCCCGGGTAATGGGAGCGGTCCGGACAAGGGGGCGGGGTCTGATAAGGGGCGGGCCTGACCCGAGGAGGGGCCCAGGCaaagggcggggcggggcgtgAACATCTCCACCCGGGTGTCCGCAGGTGTCACAGGCGGCGGCCGAACTCCTGGCCTTCTGCGAGACTCATGCCAAAGACGACCCGTTGGTGACGCCGGTACCCGCCGCAGAGAACCCCTTCCGCGACAAGCGCCTCTTCTGCGTCCTGCTCTGAGCCCTCCCGACAGCTTACCCTCCCCTGTCAAAGTATGAATCCAATAAACGTGGTGACTGTGGTGGTGCCTGTGCTttcggggaaactgaggcacgcgCAGAGCTTGGGGCCACCGTAGGGGAGCCGGTGTCCCGTCTCACCCCTTCTGAGTGTGTGTGGAGTGTCTGGCGGGGCGTGAGGTTATGCGGGGTTTGTGGATGCGGAGGGGTTAGGGGAGGAAATGAGCGCTCCTGGCTCTGGCCTCCACAGAGTGTTCCGCGATCCTGAACTTATTTAATcgacccagcagcctcagaaagcAGCTGGCTACTTGTAtgacacccattttacagatgaggaaactgagccaaaGGTGGCTAGGAGATAATGGGGTGAAGACTGGACTCCAGCGCTACCTGAACCTCTCAGCtggcctctcttctctcctccctcctgagTTGGAGGTTCTTAGAATCCCCAGTGTCCACCTTTCTCATCCCCTGAATGATTCCACCCCCTTTTTCCACATCTGGTTAGTCCCTGACACAGGCCCCCCTCTCCTTAAGCACTGAACTTTtctctgttcatttattcattattccAAACACTCCTGGCCGTGTGCTGTTTGAAACTGGGGACACGGTCATGACTGAGACAGTCCTGGCCCTGGGCTTCTGGGGCTCAGAATCCAGTGGGAAAGACAGACCTGTCCCCAGATAGTGATGATTCAGAGTGGGCAAGGCTGGGATGGGGGAATTCAGAGGGAATGCCTGACTCAGCTTgaaggtcagggagggcttcctggaggagggaacaTCTGAGCTGGGACATGGTAATAATAAAACTTGGGGACCCAGGGAACTTCCCTagcggtcctgtggttaggactctgtgcttccactgcaggggtcacgggttcgatccctccttgggggaactaagatcccgcatgccacggggtgtggccaaaacaacccccgaaaaaacaaacacaaaaacttgGGGACCCAGAGAAGAGAGATGTGTGGCTACGGGAGACAAATTAGTGTATGCATGCCTCCCGATTTCCTTTGTTCTGGACACAGGTGACTGTGACAGCCCTGGTTCCTGTCCTGTGTTTACCACTTCACACATTGGTGGTCTGCAGGACCTATATAGCCTGCAGTTAGATAGGAGTACTTCACATAAAAATCCATATTTCTGGCTTCTTCCATTTGGAAGGGCTGGTGACCTCAGACCTGCACAACCCTGCAGGGTGACCAGAGGCTATGAGATGGGCCCTGGGCCTTCTAGTTTGCCAAAGTCCCCACCATACCCCATTGTCTCCCAGTTAAGGAGGCTGAGAGTCAGTTACTATCTATCACAGAGCCTGTGCCAAGGGCTTCTTACAGAGGAATGAAGAGAAACGTAAAATATCTTGAACCCATGTCTctgttgaaaataaagaaatgcagactggacttccctggtggtacagcggttaagaatccacctgccgatgcaggggacatgcattccagccctggtccaggaagatcccacgtgccgcggagcagcaactaagcccgtgcgccacaactactgagcctgtgcttactagagcccgcgagacacaactactgagcccgcgtgccactgaagcccccgcgcctagagcctgtgctccgcaacaagagaagccaccgcaatgagaagcccgtgcaccgcaacgaagagtagcccccgctcgctgcaactagagaaagcccaagtgcagcaacgaagacccaacgcagccaacaataaataaataaattttaaaaaaagaaaaaaagaaatgcagactgGGTGACCTGTGGGTTTGGTTAATTATTTTACCTGGTTGGTCCAAGGGCCACTGAGTTTGcaacctctcccctctcctcactctcTCATCTTGAGACTGCACCCTGGATCTGGATGAAGGTGGCTCACTGGGCCTCCGCTGCCCAGAGAGGGACTGTGCCTGTGTCTGGCAAGTGCTCCATTATtcacattggattagggtcccCTGGGTCCCAACTCTGAGCTTCCTGTTGAATTGAGGCAAGAGAAGCTGTAATTATATCTCCCTCCTGTCTCCTACCTCTCAGCCGGCTCTGGTCTGGTTGCATCATGTCTGTGGGAGCCCCGGGGGAGATGGGGGACAGAGAGAGCCAAGGATGAGCtcagggtggggagtggggggaggagggatgctgGGAGGGAAGTTGCCAGAAGGATTCTGGAATTTCACAGACCCAGCATCCTTGCATCTTAGAACCCGAAATGCAAAGGAATCTAGAATCCCAGGAACTTGGAGGGCTGGGATTCTGGAGTCTTTGACCAGTGCGGGGCCAGGATGCTGGGGTCCAGCGCCCTTGTCGGGCTAGGATTCCAGAGCTCGGCACTTCAGGAGTGTAAGGATTTCTTGAGCCTGGACTGTTGGGATTTAGATCCTTTGAGCCCTGGGACCTTGGAACTGGTCTGGGGGAATGGAAGCTGGGGAGAAGCAAGTGGGGCTGGCTGACCTGATGGGGGGCCGGGAGTGGGAGGAAATGTCTGCCTGGAGAAGGAGGGGGGCTGGGTGAGCCTGCACCCAgactgaggctgggagggaggagaagccagAAGGGAGACGCCAGAGCAGGTCCTGGGTGACCAGCCTGCAAACCAGATAACGTCATTAGCGGGTAGGACTCCGTAGCATCCGCTTCTGGTTACCCGCTGCTCTATCCTGCCACCCCCAGCTCTGAAGTCAGCTCTGGGGTCAGGCCCAGGCTGGAGGCAGAGCCAGGCCAAGAGGCAGAGAGGTGAAGGCCTGGGGTAGTGCTTGCGCCCAGCAGTTCTCTCCCATTTCACCCCaaaccccagggctgggggctgccccACCCAGCTGTCCTCCTTCCACACCCCACCCATGTGCTTGGCACTGAGGGGCCGGGGGTAAGGGGTGGGGCAGCCCAGAGCCAGAAGGATCCAGAATCATGGCCATCACTTACTGGGAGTCCGGTTTCACAAGCCCCATCTCCCGTAATTCTCACGGTAGCCCCCAAAAGACTCtgtttacccccattttacagacatggaAGAGCGGCATGGAGAAGTGATGTCACCTGGTCAGTCGGGGTTTGAGGATGGAGTGGGAGAAGTCGATGGATGACTTCAGGAGGTGCTGGAGGGGTTCAAAGGGGGCCTTGAAGGACAGAAGTGAGGGGACCTCAGGTGAGGTGCACGGCCCAGGCAAAGGTGGGAAAGGAGCGACAGAGCAGGGACACCAGGAGCCGGAGAGGGAAACAGCGGCCAGTAGGTAGGCAAGGACCCACTGGTGGTGGAGAAAAGGGCGGTGGGCAGAGAAAATTGGCCTCTAGCTGGGGCGGCTGGGACCTGCTACGGAAGGATGGGTCAGGATGGACACACAGAGGCTTCTCACAGCAGTGAGCGGGCACAGGCGACAGGCGGGCCTGGCAGGCGTGAGCAGCTGGTGGCGTGTGTGTGGGGTACGCGGTGAGGCCAGCTTCCTCCCAGGGCAGGACCAGAAGGACGGAAACCAGGGAGCCAGGAGAGGGTCGGGCGCAGGGTGGGCTGGCATCTTAGGTCAGGCAGACCTGGTAAGGCAGCAGGAGGCACTGGCCGGCAGGTGTGGAAGAGCCCATCCCTGTCCCATTTCCTGGCCTGGTTGGTGCCTGCCCCCTTGAGCACACCCACCTAGATGGAATGACTCAGCTGAGGGCCTGCCCAGGCTCCAGCTATGACCTTCCTCTCCCATCACTTGTTGCACGCCACTTGGGACCGCGCGCCCATCAGATGGTGCCCTCTGAGGCCCTCTGCGCCCCCAGCCCTTGACCCACGGTGAGTGGGTTAGGGTTCGCTGAATAACAACACCAACGGTAGCTGTTTGAGGACTTCCTAGAGGCAGGCAGAGTGAACTCCGTCTCTAACCTTCCAACAACATCCCAAGGGCATGGCAGCCATGTGATGACGAACATCGAGGCTTAGAGACCCA contains:
- the GNG8 gene encoding guanine nucleotide-binding protein G(I)/G(S)/G(O) subunit gamma-8 isoform X2, whose protein sequence is MWDPETGPVSGQCIRACSTVLGTQMGVQEKPRVSMSNNMAKIAEARKTVEQLKLEVSQAAAELLAFCETHAKDDPLVTPVPAAENPFRDKRLFCVLL
- the GNG8 gene encoding guanine nucleotide-binding protein G(I)/G(S)/G(O) subunit gamma-8 isoform X1, with the protein product MWDPETGPVSGQCIRACSTVLGTQMGVQEKPRVSMSNNMAKIAEARKTVEQLKLEVNIDRMKVSQAAAELLAFCETHAKDDPLVTPVPAAENPFRDKRLFCVLL
- the GNG8 gene encoding guanine nucleotide-binding protein G(I)/G(S)/G(O) subunit gamma-8 isoform X4: MSNNMAKIAEARKTVEQLKLEVNIDRMKVSQAAAELLAFCETHAKDDPLVTPVPAAENPFRDKRLFCVLL
- the GNG8 gene encoding guanine nucleotide-binding protein G(I)/G(S)/G(O) subunit gamma-8 isoform X3, with the translated sequence MAMSNNMAKIAEARKTVEQLKLEVNIDRMKVSQAAAELLAFCETHAKDDPLVTPVPAAENPFRDKRLFCVLL